A single region of the Granulicella aggregans genome encodes:
- a CDS encoding alpha-amylase family protein, whose amino-acid sequence MNPISRRTFFGAAAAAAATPLASATTTPLPSRESFLSILRLPDYVAIYTESSSAATPLTKSSFRWQAPGIEIRTEIDSPKESAIFVYAPKLPLTRIHFRWNAALRPGLLFLGDAWERSYGDLAFRPMVPERVMPWYFATHDPSTTQTHGYGIRTGAAAFCFWQVDPAGVSLWMDVGNGGNGVLLGDRELHVATIVSCPRTFYGSIHGLLTCLCKAMCPRPRLPSGTIYGTNDWYYAYGKNSEAGILRDTALVADLAPKSGPRPFSVIDDGWRNNPAFPDMAKLAKKIRAHNVRPGIWIRPTIATAGTNPKLLLPQKHFRSPGDELAYDITIPEARAAAIAKMTQVVGWKYELVKHDFSTYDLLGQWGFEMGASPTIPGWHFNDRSRTNAEILLDYYKALRAAAGDQTILLGCNTVGHLSAGIFEMQRTGDDTSGRLWERTRRMGINTLAYRVAQDRTFFSVDADCVGITNDIPWPLNRQWMDLLARSGTGLFVSPSPDAIGNEQRNAIAEAFAIAAAGTFRAQPVDILDSTTPQQWKSTQDGATHSYKWFPNDGTDPYPV is encoded by the coding sequence TTGAACCCCATCTCGCGACGCACCTTCTTCGGAGCAGCTGCCGCTGCCGCCGCAACTCCCCTCGCATCGGCGACCACAACGCCGCTCCCTTCGCGGGAGTCCTTCCTCTCTATCCTGCGCTTGCCGGACTACGTCGCCATCTACACCGAGTCAAGCTCCGCTGCCACCCCGCTCACCAAGTCCTCGTTTCGCTGGCAGGCCCCAGGCATCGAGATCCGCACCGAGATCGACTCACCCAAAGAATCGGCCATCTTCGTCTACGCACCAAAGCTTCCTCTCACCCGCATCCACTTCAGGTGGAATGCCGCACTACGTCCCGGCCTGCTCTTCCTCGGCGACGCGTGGGAGCGCAGCTACGGCGATCTTGCCTTCCGCCCCATGGTTCCGGAACGCGTCATGCCCTGGTACTTTGCCACCCATGATCCCTCCACCACTCAGACTCACGGTTATGGCATCCGCACAGGCGCCGCGGCCTTCTGCTTCTGGCAGGTCGATCCCGCCGGCGTCTCGCTCTGGATGGACGTAGGCAACGGCGGCAACGGCGTCCTGCTTGGCGACCGCGAGCTCCACGTCGCCACCATCGTCTCCTGTCCGCGCACGTTCTATGGCTCCATTCACGGTCTGCTCACTTGTCTCTGCAAAGCAATGTGCCCCAGGCCACGCCTGCCCTCCGGCACCATCTACGGCACCAACGACTGGTATTACGCCTACGGGAAGAACTCCGAGGCAGGCATCCTCCGCGACACCGCCCTCGTTGCCGACCTTGCGCCGAAGTCCGGCCCGCGTCCCTTCTCGGTCATCGACGACGGCTGGCGCAACAATCCCGCCTTCCCCGACATGGCGAAGCTAGCCAAGAAGATCCGCGCCCACAACGTCCGTCCCGGCATCTGGATCAGGCCTACGATCGCCACCGCCGGCACCAACCCTAAGCTTCTGCTGCCGCAGAAACATTTTCGCTCTCCCGGCGACGAACTCGCTTACGACATCACCATCCCCGAAGCCCGCGCCGCCGCCATCGCCAAGATGACCCAAGTCGTCGGCTGGAAGTACGAACTCGTCAAGCACGACTTCTCCACCTACGATCTGCTCGGTCAGTGGGGCTTCGAGATGGGAGCCTCACCCACCATCCCCGGCTGGCACTTCAACGACCGCAGCCGCACCAACGCCGAGATCCTCCTGGACTACTACAAAGCCCTCCGCGCCGCCGCCGGGGACCAGACCATTCTGCTCGGCTGCAACACCGTCGGTCACCTCTCCGCGGGCATCTTCGAGATGCAGCGCACCGGCGACGACACCAGCGGCAGACTCTGGGAGCGCACTCGCCGCATGGGCATCAACACCCTCGCCTACCGCGTAGCCCAGGACCGCACCTTTTTCTCCGTCGACGCAGATTGCGTCGGCATCACCAACGACATCCCCTGGCCGCTCAACCGCCAATGGATGGACCTCCTCGCCCGCAGCGGCACTGGCCTATTCGTCTCGCCCAGCCCTGACGCCATCGGCAACGAGCAACGCAACGCCATCGCGGAGGCCTTCGCCATCGCCGCCGCCGGAACCTTTCGAGCCCAGCCCGTCGACATCCTCGACTCCACTACACCCCAACAGTGGAAGTCCACCCAGGATGGCGCCACGCACTCCTACAAGTGGTTCCCCAACGATGGCACCGACCCCTATCCGGTATAA
- a CDS encoding twin-arginine translocase TatA/TatE family subunit: MPSLGDSAVIILLGLLLFGPKGLAQIARQLGKLMGEFRRASNEFRMQMEEELRLAEQADRQKEIAKIEAAAPPPAPVLGTDPATPAPGTTAYDCPEDNPQLRSIPSDSPEAASIEATPEVPIGEVEPLPIAVSGDLKIMPPATGLPQPRTTTLASSSIAPLVDSIPHEEPAETAEPAAAAEHEHSDQRPNRYTNGHTDTAGLTTTDAAAEESLHG, encoded by the coding sequence ATGCCGAGTCTCGGCGACAGCGCCGTCATCATCCTTTTAGGTCTTCTGCTCTTCGGTCCCAAGGGCCTCGCCCAGATCGCGCGCCAGCTTGGCAAGCTCATGGGCGAGTTCCGCCGCGCCTCGAACGAATTCCGCATGCAGATGGAAGAGGAGCTCCGCCTCGCCGAGCAGGCCGACCGCCAGAAGGAGATCGCAAAGATCGAGGCCGCCGCGCCGCCGCCAGCGCCGGTACTCGGAACCGATCCTGCAACGCCAGCCCCCGGCACCACGGCGTACGACTGTCCGGAGGACAACCCGCAGCTGCGCTCCATCCCGTCCGACAGCCCCGAAGCGGCATCGATAGAAGCCACCCCGGAAGTCCCTATCGGCGAAGTTGAGCCGCTGCCCATCGCCGTCTCCGGGGACCTGAAGATCATGCCGCCCGCCACGGGCCTGCCGCAGCCGCGCACCACCACGCTCGCCTCATCCTCCATCGCTCCGCTGGTCGACTCCATCCCCCACGAAGAACCCGCTGAAACCGCCGAGCCAGCCGCAGCCGCCGAGCATGAGCATTCTGACCAACGCCCGAACCGCTACACCAACGGCCACACCGACACCGCCGGGCTCACCACGACCGACGCCGCAGCCGAGGAGTCCCTCCATGGCTGA
- the nadB gene encoding L-aspartate oxidase produces MEEVGFLVIGGGIAGLSAAVRLAAVDTVLVVTKEELAESNTAYAQGGIAVAMGGGEDVAEHLEDTVNAGDGLVNREAAAVLVEQGPRRVEELLAWGTEFDRASAAEGGELMRTREGAHSRSRILHANGDATGREIAVSLLRHARETKGITLMEFTTTVDLITEVIDGVKTVVGAVLLDREGKLHNVYARAVLIASGGAGQVYSDTTNPKVATGDGIAMAYRAGAALSDMEFYQFHPTAFAKEGAPRFLLSEALRGEGAWLRNTKGDCFMHKYHEMLELAPRDVVARAITREAIDGPVYLDMRHITRDMKARFPGISKFLEGYGLELNRDLIPVRPAAHYLMGGIKTDVDGRTSLPGLFAAGEAACTGVHGANRLASNSLLEGLVFGALAAEAMMQEEGIREKGEVALAEPLVELDAAKVEVWIAEVRKIMWEDAGLLRDAEGLKRAQTRLDALVRGIPRGYSRRAVEARSLFTVAFVIVASALAREESRGAHYRNDFPQRDAVAKHSVMEKGKLSFVA; encoded by the coding sequence ATGGAAGAGGTTGGGTTTCTGGTGATAGGTGGTGGGATCGCGGGGCTGAGCGCGGCGGTCCGGCTGGCGGCTGTGGATACGGTGCTGGTGGTGACGAAGGAAGAGCTGGCGGAGTCGAATACGGCTTATGCACAGGGTGGGATCGCGGTGGCGATGGGCGGCGGCGAGGATGTCGCCGAGCATCTGGAAGACACGGTGAATGCGGGCGATGGGCTGGTGAATCGAGAGGCGGCGGCAGTGCTCGTCGAGCAGGGACCGAGGCGCGTCGAGGAGCTGCTGGCTTGGGGGACGGAGTTTGACCGGGCGAGCGCGGCGGAGGGTGGAGAGTTGATGCGAACGCGCGAGGGAGCGCATAGCCGGTCGCGGATTCTTCATGCGAATGGCGATGCCACGGGGCGGGAGATTGCGGTCTCGCTGCTGCGCCATGCACGGGAGACGAAGGGCATCACGCTGATGGAGTTCACGACGACGGTCGACCTGATCACGGAGGTGATCGACGGCGTGAAGACGGTGGTAGGAGCGGTGCTGCTCGATCGCGAGGGCAAGCTGCACAACGTCTATGCGCGCGCGGTGCTGATTGCGAGCGGAGGAGCGGGGCAGGTCTACAGCGACACTACGAATCCTAAGGTAGCGACGGGCGATGGCATCGCGATGGCGTACCGCGCGGGAGCAGCGCTGAGCGATATGGAGTTCTACCAGTTCCATCCGACCGCGTTTGCAAAGGAAGGCGCGCCGCGATTTTTGTTGAGCGAGGCTCTGCGCGGCGAAGGTGCGTGGCTGCGCAATACGAAGGGCGACTGCTTCATGCACAAGTATCACGAGATGCTGGAGCTTGCGCCGCGCGATGTAGTGGCCCGGGCGATCACGCGTGAGGCGATCGATGGGCCGGTGTATCTCGACATGCGGCATATTACGCGCGACATGAAGGCGCGGTTTCCGGGGATCTCGAAGTTTCTTGAGGGATATGGGTTGGAGTTGAATCGCGACCTGATCCCGGTGCGACCGGCGGCACATTATCTGATGGGTGGGATCAAGACGGACGTGGATGGACGGACGTCGCTGCCGGGGTTGTTTGCGGCGGGTGAAGCGGCTTGCACGGGTGTCCATGGAGCGAATCGGCTGGCTAGTAATTCTCTGTTGGAAGGGCTGGTATTTGGGGCTCTGGCGGCGGAGGCGATGATGCAGGAAGAAGGGATCAGGGAGAAAGGAGAAGTTGCGTTGGCTGAGCCATTGGTTGAGCTGGACGCTGCGAAGGTGGAGGTCTGGATTGCTGAAGTGCGGAAGATCATGTGGGAGGATGCGGGCCTGCTGCGAGATGCTGAAGGGCTGAAGCGGGCGCAGACCCGGCTGGATGCTCTGGTGCGGGGGATTCCGCGGGGGTACTCGCGAAGGGCGGTGGAGGCTCGGAGTTTGTTTACCGTGGCGTTTGTGATTGTGGCTTCGGCGCTGGCGCGTGAGGAGAGCCGGGGGGCGCATTATCGGAATGACTTTCCGCAGAGGGATGCGGTGGCGAAGCATTCGGTGATGGAGAAGGGGAAGCTGTCGTTTGTGGCTTAG
- the aroB gene encoding 3-dehydroquinate synthase, giving the protein MPQQTSRRTSVTLTTPSASYEIVIAAGLLNTLEMRLKKLTSGKLSKIFVVTSPEIWGLWSKTVLSSFKESPTVLFLPPGERHKRMASVESLAQQLAESGADRDSLLLALGGGVIGDITGFLAAIYMRGIRYVQLPTTLLAQVDSALGGKTGVNLLAGKNLIGSFHHPLAVLADTNTLATLPPAELRAGLQESIKSGVIYDAKLFRFMEQNSDAILSGDAAALTRVVTASVRVKADVVSKDERESGLRMILNFGHTLGHAIEAATGYKKLLHGEAVGWGSIAATYVSLHRGTVTQKEADRIISTILMYGPLPRFTAKAEKLVALTYSDKKTRSGKRAFVLAKGIGATEIAFDVTDEELLIAANEMLTLMKSQTA; this is encoded by the coding sequence GTGCCGCAACAAACTTCACGCCGGACCTCCGTTACACTCACAACACCTTCCGCCAGCTACGAGATCGTCATCGCCGCAGGCTTGCTCAACACCCTCGAAATGCGCCTGAAAAAGTTGACCAGCGGGAAGCTTTCGAAGATCTTCGTCGTCACCTCGCCCGAGATATGGGGGCTCTGGTCGAAGACCGTCCTGAGCTCCTTCAAAGAGTCTCCAACAGTCCTCTTCCTTCCACCCGGCGAGCGCCACAAGCGCATGGCCTCGGTCGAATCTCTCGCGCAGCAGCTGGCCGAATCCGGCGCCGACCGCGACTCGCTCCTGCTCGCCCTCGGCGGCGGCGTCATCGGCGACATCACCGGTTTCCTCGCCGCCATCTACATGCGCGGCATCCGCTACGTGCAGCTCCCCACCACGCTGCTCGCGCAGGTAGACTCCGCCCTAGGCGGCAAGACCGGCGTGAACCTCCTCGCCGGCAAGAACCTCATCGGCAGCTTCCACCATCCGCTAGCCGTCCTCGCCGACACCAACACGCTCGCCACTTTGCCCCCTGCGGAGCTGCGGGCAGGACTACAGGAGTCCATCAAGTCCGGCGTCATCTACGACGCCAAGCTCTTCCGCTTCATGGAACAGAACTCCGACGCCATCCTCTCCGGAGATGCAGCCGCGTTGACCCGCGTAGTCACCGCCTCCGTCCGCGTCAAAGCCGACGTAGTCAGCAAAGACGAGCGCGAGTCCGGCCTACGCATGATCCTCAACTTCGGCCACACCCTGGGCCACGCCATCGAGGCCGCCACAGGCTATAAGAAACTCCTGCACGGAGAAGCCGTAGGCTGGGGCTCCATCGCCGCCACGTATGTGTCGCTCCATCGCGGCACGGTCACGCAGAAGGAAGCCGACCGCATCATCTCGACCATCCTGATGTATGGCCCGCTCCCGCGCTTCACCGCCAAAGCCGAAAAGCTGGTCGCCCTTACCTACAGCGACAAGAAGACCCGCAGCGGCAAACGCGCCTTCGTCCTGGCCAAGGGTATCGGCGCAACCGAGATCGCCTTCGACGTCACCGACGAAGAACTCCTCATCGCCGCCAACGAAATGCTCACCCTCATGAAGTCGCAAACCGCATGA
- a CDS encoding DUF2203 domain-containing protein, whose amino-acid sequence MSKTFTLSEAQTLLPVLESLLRGAQKTAARVGELEREMQDLNQRIFLSGGMHVDVVAAAKRRGEREKSIESTKETLAEIDSIGVQVQSLEDGLLDFPCMVSGDIVMLCWKMGEPGISHWHGLEEDFSERKPLDARFDKSERERLN is encoded by the coding sequence ATGAGTAAGACGTTCACGTTGTCCGAGGCGCAGACCCTCCTGCCGGTGCTGGAGTCGCTTCTGCGCGGCGCGCAGAAGACGGCGGCGAGGGTGGGCGAACTCGAGCGCGAGATGCAGGACCTGAACCAGCGCATCTTTCTGTCGGGCGGGATGCATGTGGATGTCGTTGCGGCTGCCAAGCGGCGTGGTGAGCGCGAGAAGTCGATTGAATCGACGAAGGAGACGTTGGCGGAGATCGATTCGATCGGCGTGCAGGTACAGTCGCTCGAAGATGGGCTGTTGGACTTTCCCTGCATGGTGAGCGGAGATATTGTGATGCTCTGCTGGAAGATGGGTGAGCCGGGAATCTCGCACTGGCATGGGTTGGAAGAAGACTTCAGCGAGCGGAAGCCGCTGGACGCGCGGTTCGATAAGAGTGAGCGGGAGCGGTTGAACTAG
- the nadA gene encoding quinolinate synthase NadA yields the protein MIDLLEEAPAIAEGAATGENCSLDHYLSQPDHTMDARIAAARAKLGTDVVLLGHHYQRDEVIRFADYTGDSYKLSKIAAETQAKYMLFCGVHFMAETADVLGKPWQQVILPDLNAGCSMADMAEIGQVEDCWDSLERAGLTHDGGLIPLTYMNSAANIKAFCGERGGLVCTSSNARGAFEWAFARGEKILFLPDQHLGRNTAFAMGIPMSEMVVWDPYQINGGVLPERLKAAKVILWKGHCSVHQRFLPEHVDRVRREEPGMQVIVHPECRWEVCQKADAIGSTERIIAEIEKAPEGSSFAVGTEIHLVNRLAKRFAPLGKKVITLDDAGCLCTTMYRISPQHLAWTLENLVEGRVVNRIKVDDDVKEWAKVALDRMLEVK from the coding sequence TTGATCGATCTACTGGAAGAAGCCCCGGCAATAGCCGAAGGCGCAGCTACAGGGGAGAACTGTTCCCTCGACCACTATCTTTCCCAACCCGACCACACGATGGACGCGCGGATTGCCGCGGCGCGAGCGAAGCTTGGAACCGATGTCGTTCTGCTGGGGCACCATTATCAGCGCGACGAGGTGATCCGGTTCGCGGACTATACCGGCGACAGCTATAAGCTATCGAAGATTGCTGCGGAGACGCAGGCGAAGTACATGCTGTTCTGCGGCGTGCACTTTATGGCGGAGACGGCGGATGTGCTGGGCAAGCCATGGCAGCAGGTGATCCTGCCGGACCTGAATGCTGGATGTTCGATGGCCGACATGGCGGAGATTGGCCAGGTTGAGGACTGCTGGGACTCGCTGGAACGGGCGGGACTGACCCACGACGGTGGATTGATTCCGCTGACTTACATGAACTCTGCCGCGAACATCAAGGCGTTTTGCGGCGAGCGCGGTGGGTTGGTGTGTACTTCGTCGAATGCTCGGGGAGCGTTTGAGTGGGCGTTTGCTCGCGGCGAGAAGATTCTGTTTCTGCCGGACCAGCATCTTGGTCGGAACACCGCTTTTGCGATGGGAATTCCGATGAGCGAGATGGTGGTTTGGGATCCGTACCAGATCAACGGCGGCGTGCTGCCGGAGCGGCTGAAGGCTGCGAAGGTGATCCTTTGGAAGGGGCACTGCTCGGTGCATCAGAGGTTTCTGCCGGAACATGTCGACCGTGTGCGTCGCGAAGAGCCGGGGATGCAGGTGATCGTGCATCCGGAGTGCCGCTGGGAGGTCTGCCAGAAGGCCGATGCAATCGGATCGACGGAGCGGATCATCGCGGAGATCGAGAAGGCTCCGGAGGGTTCGAGCTTTGCTGTGGGAACCGAGATTCACCTGGTGAACCGGTTGGCGAAGCGGTTTGCTCCTTTAGGCAAGAAGGTCATTACGCTGGATGATGCGGGATGCCTGTGCACGACGATGTACCGGATCTCGCCGCAGCACCTGGCGTGGACGCTCGAGAATCTGGTTGAAGGCAGAGTGGTGAACCGCATCAAAGTCGATGACGATGTTAAGGAGTGGGCCAAGGTGGCTCTCGATCGGATGCTGGAGGTCAAATGA
- a CDS encoding M28 family peptidase, which yields MTFASLQTLSSFAKRRICFCSLPHETRHLDRSAAKWRDPRISLFRFTSPRLSTLRQLAISLCVLSTLACSAQKHPSPISGQAIYNLTQQYVNTAPHRYVGSPDHAAAEAFIKSQFAPEIAKGTFETDSFVASTPIGMVPMRNYIVRYPGKKDGIIVLASHYETNYPLKDINFVGANDGACTTALLIEIAHYLRTHPPEGYSVWIVFDDGEEAIKEWSDSDSLYGTRHLAAKWSKDSTITKIKAFLLADMIGDKDLNIPREGNSTQWLSDLLATAAKNTGHSANVFKSSTTELDDHLPFKQRNVPVLDIGDFDYGPHTAQMPDGYHHTAQDTMDKISAKSLQTSADLFLEMIHLINERK from the coding sequence ATGACCTTCGCCAGTCTTCAAACCTTGTCATCCTTCGCGAAGCGGAGGATCTGCTTTTGCTCCCTCCCCCACGAGACACGTCATCTCGACCGGAGCGCAGCGAAGTGGAGAGACCCCCGCATTTCGCTTTTCCGCTTCACCTCGCCACGTCTAAGCACACTTCGCCAGCTAGCCATCTCCCTCTGCGTCCTCTCGACGCTAGCCTGCTCGGCGCAGAAGCATCCGTCCCCAATCAGCGGCCAGGCCATCTACAACCTCACCCAGCAGTACGTGAACACCGCTCCTCACCGCTACGTCGGCTCGCCCGACCACGCCGCCGCCGAGGCCTTCATCAAATCCCAGTTCGCCCCGGAGATCGCCAAGGGCACCTTCGAGACCGACAGCTTCGTCGCGTCCACGCCCATCGGCATGGTGCCCATGCGCAACTACATCGTGCGCTACCCGGGTAAGAAGGACGGCATCATCGTCCTCGCATCACACTACGAGACCAACTACCCCCTCAAGGACATCAACTTCGTCGGCGCAAACGACGGCGCCTGCACCACCGCCCTGCTCATCGAGATCGCCCACTACCTCCGCACGCATCCACCAGAGGGCTACAGCGTCTGGATCGTCTTCGACGACGGCGAAGAGGCCATCAAAGAATGGTCCGACTCCGACTCCCTCTACGGCACACGTCACCTTGCCGCCAAGTGGTCGAAGGACAGCACCATCACGAAGATCAAGGCCTTCCTGCTGGCCGACATGATCGGCGACAAGGACCTCAACATCCCGCGCGAGGGCAACTCCACGCAATGGCTCAGCGACCTCCTGGCCACCGCCGCAAAGAACACCGGCCACAGCGCAAACGTCTTCAAGAGCTCCACCACCGAGCTCGACGATCACCTTCCTTTCAAGCAGCGCAACGTCCCCGTCCTCGACATCGGCGACTTCGACTACGGCCCCCACACCGCGCAAATGCCCGACGGCTACCACCATACCGCCCAGGACACCATGGACAAGATCAGCGCCAAGTCCCTGCAAACCTCCGCCGATCTGTTCCTCGAGATGATCCATCTCATCAACGAACGCAAGTAA
- a CDS encoding TerC/Alx family metal homeostasis membrane protein encodes MDTPLSHWIGFHILVLALLALELVYSRWRGPSKVQSTSVAATILWVTAALAFAAFIFHAIDSASGVEYLASYAIEEALSIDNLFVFLLLFRVFQIEPYRQPKVLFWGVLGAIVMRGAFISAGVGLLDHFQWIGYIFGAILLIAAVRLVLPHEKEEATTPVWIKWVAKLHPVSLRQDHFFVRENGQRMMTMLFLALIAIEFTDVVFALDSIPAVLSITRHPFIAYTSNIMAVMGLRSLYFLLANMLEKLRFLHYGLAAVLAFAAIKMLGAAWFEIGPMISLAVIVGLLGVCIALSLLMPAKPHADAKI; translated from the coding sequence ATGGACACCCCGCTCAGCCACTGGATCGGCTTTCACATCCTCGTCCTCGCGCTCCTCGCGCTCGAGCTCGTCTACTCGCGCTGGCGAGGCCCATCCAAGGTCCAGTCCACCTCCGTAGCGGCGACGATCCTATGGGTCACCGCCGCCCTCGCCTTCGCCGCCTTCATCTTCCACGCAATCGACTCCGCCAGCGGCGTCGAGTACCTCGCCAGCTACGCCATCGAAGAAGCCCTGTCCATCGACAACCTCTTCGTCTTCCTCCTCCTCTTTCGCGTCTTCCAGATCGAGCCTTATCGACAGCCAAAGGTCCTCTTCTGGGGAGTCCTCGGCGCCATCGTCATGCGCGGAGCCTTCATCTCCGCCGGCGTCGGTCTGCTCGATCACTTCCAGTGGATCGGCTATATCTTCGGCGCAATCCTGCTCATCGCCGCCGTCCGTCTTGTCCTACCGCACGAAAAGGAAGAGGCCACCACGCCCGTCTGGATCAAGTGGGTCGCGAAGCTCCACCCTGTCAGCCTGCGTCAGGATCACTTCTTCGTACGCGAAAATGGCCAGCGCATGATGACCATGCTCTTCCTCGCCCTCATCGCCATCGAGTTCACCGACGTCGTCTTCGCCCTCGACTCCATCCCCGCCGTGCTCTCCATCACGCGCCACCCCTTCATCGCGTACACGTCGAACATCATGGCCGTGATGGGCCTGCGCTCGCTCTACTTCCTGCTCGCAAACATGCTGGAGAAACTCCGCTTCCTCCATTACGGTCTGGCCGCCGTCCTCGCCTTCGCCGCCATCAAGATGCTCGGGGCCGCATGGTTCGAGATCGGCCCCATGATCTCCCTCGCGGTCATCGTCGGCCTGCTCGGCGTCTGCATCGCTCTATCACTGCTGATGCCCGCAAAACCTCACGCCGACGCTAAAATCTAG
- the tatC gene encoding twin-arginine translocase subunit TatC: MADLIDKARTAVTDRAELPGMTLMEHLDELRKRIIHSVIYLLIGFCVAYAFHERLYGIVQAPLDQLHIQLNFTHPTDGLNLYLKTSMYGGAILASPFILFQLWLFISPGLYRHEQKYIVPFMATTVTLFLGGAWFGYHFVLPGMLRVLINDFGRKFHPIITIEDYTGFFLAIVLALGVTFELPVLMFFLALFGIVDGKFLLRHIRYAILLIFLVAAIICPSPDPIYMCLFALPMLVLYMVGVVAAFIVNPTKKKDAPKPA; encoded by the coding sequence ATGGCTGATCTCATCGACAAGGCCCGCACCGCCGTCACCGACCGCGCCGAGCTCCCCGGCATGACTCTGATGGAGCACCTCGACGAGCTCCGCAAGCGCATCATCCACTCCGTCATCTATCTGCTCATCGGCTTCTGCGTCGCCTACGCATTCCACGAGCGCCTCTACGGCATCGTCCAGGCCCCGCTCGACCAACTCCACATCCAGCTCAACTTCACCCACCCCACCGACGGCCTCAACCTTTACCTGAAGACGTCGATGTACGGCGGCGCCATCCTCGCCAGCCCCTTCATCCTCTTTCAGCTCTGGCTCTTCATCTCTCCCGGCCTCTATCGCCACGAGCAGAAGTACATCGTCCCCTTCATGGCCACCACTGTCACCCTCTTCCTTGGCGGAGCGTGGTTCGGCTACCACTTCGTCCTTCCCGGAATGCTCCGCGTCCTCATCAACGACTTCGGCCGGAAATTCCACCCCATCATCACCATCGAGGACTACACCGGTTTCTTCCTCGCCATCGTTCTAGCGCTTGGCGTGACGTTTGAGCTGCCCGTGCTGATGTTCTTCCTCGCCCTCTTCGGCATCGTGGACGGCAAGTTCCTGCTCCGGCACATCCGCTACGCCATCCTGCTGATCTTCCTCGTCGCGGCGATCATCTGCCCGTCGCCCGACCCCATCTACATGTGCCTCTTCGCGCTGCCGATGCTGGTCCTCTACATGGTCGGCGTGGTCGCCGCCTTCATCGTCAATCCGACCAAGAAGAAAGACGCCCCCAAGCCCGCATGA
- a CDS encoding PepSY domain-containing protein yields the protein MTSKASTLKLLRQIHLYFGVFISPAILFFAITGALQTFSLHETTKGSDYKPPAWIVKLGQLHKKQTLVVPVRKPQPPAPGAAPTKAADASAPAASKPLLPDAIAPKPKNLLPMKLFFLLVSIGLVISTFTGIYMAYKYNRNKSWVTGLLVAGIAVPLLLLLF from the coding sequence ATGACCTCCAAAGCCTCCACGCTGAAACTCCTCCGCCAGATCCATCTCTACTTTGGCGTGTTCATCTCACCGGCCATTCTCTTCTTCGCGATCACCGGCGCGCTCCAGACCTTCAGCCTGCACGAGACCACCAAAGGCAGCGACTACAAGCCGCCAGCGTGGATCGTGAAGCTCGGCCAGTTACATAAGAAGCAGACCCTCGTCGTCCCCGTCCGCAAGCCGCAACCACCCGCTCCCGGAGCAGCCCCAACGAAGGCCGCCGACGCATCGGCACCCGCCGCTTCAAAGCCGCTCTTGCCCGACGCTATTGCTCCCAAGCCGAAGAACCTTCTCCCCATGAAGCTCTTCTTCCTGCTCGTCTCCATCGGCCTCGTCATCTCCACCTTCACCGGCATCTACATGGCCTACAAGTACAACCGCAATAAGTCTTGGGTCACCGGTCTTCTCGTTGCTGGAATCGCAGTGCCCCTGCTGCTCCTGCTCTTCTAA